From a region of the Besnoitia besnoiti strain Bb-Ger1 chromosome I, whole genome shotgun sequence genome:
- a CDS encoding gliding-associated protein GAP70 (encoded by transcript BESB_008680), translated as MGGACSKNKAKQPARAKAQEIAEKQREEEATRRKPEEERRRQEEEHLRLEDERRRLEDERRRLEDERRRLEEERAAAEEAAEQAEERRKREAEEERRRLFEEERRRAEEEAERIRREAEEERRRREEERRRREEEEDARRREEEARRRREAEEEHKRREEEERRRAEEEAAQRRAEEERRRRAEEEEETRRRKLLEEKSAECAPPPSSKLDGFTESETSAPPVTSSSRASRSTTGERRRRRSDKSRGENVKVVHKCVRLVSHNCGCELAHDHDSLTCSICKFVDMGDVPLLR; from the coding sequence ATGGGGGGCGCCTGCTCGAAGAACAAAGCCAAgcagccagcgcgcgcgaaggcgcaggagatagcggagaagcagagggaggaggaagcgacgcggaggaaaccGGAGGAGGAACGTCGCCGACAAGAAGAGGAGCACCTCAGGCTagaagacgagaggcgcaggctagaagacgagaggcgcaggctagaagacgagaggcgcagactAGAAGAAGAGCGGGCTGCagctgaggaggcggccgaACAAGCTGaagagcggaggaagcgcgaagcagaggaggagcgacggAGGCTCTTTGAagaggagcggaggcgcgccgaagaagaagctgagCGGAttcgcagagaggcagaagaagagagacgtcggcgcgaagaagagagacgtcggcgcgaagaagaggaagacgcgcggagacgcgaggaagaagcacgaaggagacgagaggcggaagaagaacacaaaagaagagaagaggaggaaaggaggcgagccgaggaggaagcggcgcagaggcgagcagaggaagaaaggcgacgccgggcagaagaagaagaagagacgcgccgaAGGAAGCTGCTGGAGGAAAAGTCTGCTGAGTGCGCACCTCCGCCCTCTAGCAAGCTCGATGGTTTCACCGAATCTGAGACATCTGCGCCACCGGTGACCAGCAGCAGTCGCGCCTCGAGGTCAACCacgggcgagcgccgcaggcgacgcagtgACAAATCGCGTGGGGAAAACGTCAAGGTCGTTCACAAATGTGTGCGACTCGTGTCGCACAACTGCGGGTGCGAACTCGCACACGACCACGACAGCCTCACGTGCTCCATCTGCAAGTTCGTGGACATGGGAGATGtccctctgctgcgctga